The following are from one region of the Lentimicrobiaceae bacterium genome:
- a CDS encoding adenosylcobalamin-dependent ribonucleoside-diphosphate reductase: MMNEPYSDEEVSLASEKYFNGDKLAADVWKNKYSLKDSKGNIYERTPDDMHHRIASEIARIESKYPNPLSHEQIFELIRDFRYIIPQGSPMAGIGNDFQVSSLSNCFVIGSDLNSDSYGGILRVDQEQVQLMKRRGGVGHDLSHIRPAGSEVKNSALTSTGIVPFMERYSNSTREVAQDGRRGALMLSISVKHPDSLDFIDAKLEQHKVTGANISVKLDDDFMKAVKNNTKYVQQYPINSNNPKVSKEVDPKEIWDKIIHNAWKSAEPGVLFWDTIIKESLPDCYADLGFKTLSTNPCGEIPLCPYDSCRLLAINLYSYVDNPFTDEAKFDFEKFANHSQIALRMMDDIIDLEMEKIDKILEKIESDPEDDETKRVEKNLWLNIKDKTLKGRRTGIGITAEGDMLAAMGLRYGTDEATDFSVEVHKCLATNVYKSSIELAKERGAFPIYDFNREINNPFINRIFDAVPGLKGEMQKYGRRNISMLTIAPTGSVSICTQTTSGIEPVFNVAYKRRRKVNPNEKDVNVTFVDEIGDSWEEYNVFHPKFEEWLRIKGYDFSEVVNMGKEELDKIIEVSPYYKATSNDIDWVAKVKMQGAVQKWVDHSISVTVNLPNNVSQELVSEVYKTAWESGCKGMTIYRDGSRSGVLVSNDDDDKNETDFRETNAPKRPKELEVEIVRFVNEKEKWIAFVGLLDERPYEIFTGKSSDFYIPDYVHKGWVIRIKNKNMESARYDFEYEDNYGYRVTHRGLSRSFNKEYWNYAKLISGILRHGMPLQYVVELVDNLSFDSDSITTWKNGVVRALTKFVPDGTKVDKVCPECNQTDTLIFKEGCVTCINCAYSRCG; this comes from the coding sequence GTGATGAATGAGCCGTACAGCGATGAGGAAGTGTCGTTGGCATCGGAGAAATATTTTAATGGAGATAAATTAGCCGCCGATGTTTGGAAAAATAAATACTCGCTGAAAGACAGTAAAGGAAACATTTACGAAAGAACTCCCGACGATATGCACCACAGGATAGCTTCGGAAATTGCACGTATAGAAAGCAAATATCCAAATCCTTTGTCGCATGAGCAGATATTTGAATTGATTAGAGATTTCAGATACATCATTCCACAAGGAAGCCCTATGGCAGGTATAGGCAACGATTTTCAGGTTTCGTCATTGTCGAACTGCTTTGTAATAGGTAGCGATTTGAATTCCGATTCGTACGGAGGCATTTTAAGAGTTGATCAGGAGCAAGTCCAGTTAATGAAACGTCGCGGAGGCGTTGGACACGACCTTTCGCATATACGTCCTGCCGGTAGCGAAGTTAAAAACAGCGCGCTAACATCAACAGGTATAGTTCCATTTATGGAAAGATACAGCAACTCTACACGCGAGGTTGCTCAAGACGGACGTAGAGGAGCTTTGATGTTGTCGATTTCGGTAAAACATCCCGATAGCCTTGACTTTATCGATGCCAAATTGGAGCAACATAAAGTTACGGGAGCTAATATTTCCGTTAAACTTGACGACGATTTCATGAAAGCCGTCAAAAACAACACTAAATACGTACAGCAATATCCTATTAATAGCAACAATCCCAAAGTCAGTAAAGAAGTTGACCCAAAAGAAATTTGGGACAAAATTATACATAACGCATGGAAATCGGCTGAGCCCGGAGTGCTTTTCTGGGATACCATAATTAAAGAATCCTTACCCGATTGCTACGCCGATTTAGGTTTCAAAACACTTAGCACCAATCCTTGCGGCGAAATACCGCTTTGTCCTTACGATAGCTGCCGATTATTGGCTATTAACCTGTACAGCTACGTTGATAATCCTTTTACCGACGAAGCTAAATTCGATTTTGAAAAATTTGCAAACCATTCGCAAATAGCTCTACGAATGATGGACGACATCATCGACCTTGAAATGGAAAAGATTGATAAAATTCTTGAAAAAATTGAGAGCGACCCCGAAGATGACGAAACCAAAAGAGTAGAAAAGAATTTGTGGTTGAATATTAAAGATAAAACCCTAAAAGGACGTCGTACAGGTATTGGTATTACTGCCGAAGGCGATATGCTTGCAGCAATGGGATTGCGCTACGGAACCGACGAAGCCACCGATTTCAGCGTTGAGGTTCATAAATGCTTGGCTACCAACGTTTACAAGTCTTCGATAGAATTGGCTAAGGAAAGAGGAGCATTTCCGATTTACGATTTTAATCGCGAAATAAATAACCCATTTATAAATAGAATTTTCGACGCAGTTCCCGGACTTAAAGGGGAAATGCAAAAATACGGACGTCGCAATATAAGCATGCTTACTATTGCACCCACAGGCAGCGTAAGTATTTGTACTCAAACCACATCGGGTATTGAGCCTGTATTTAACGTTGCGTACAAGCGTCGCCGAAAAGTTAATCCCAACGAAAAAGATGTCAACGTAACCTTTGTTGACGAAATTGGCGATTCGTGGGAAGAGTACAATGTTTTCCATCCCAAATTTGAAGAATGGCTAAGGATTAAAGGTTACGACTTCAGCGAAGTTGTAAACATGGGAAAAGAGGAACTCGACAAAATCATTGAAGTATCGCCGTATTACAAAGCTACCAGCAACGATATTGATTGGGTTGCAAAAGTGAAAATGCAAGGTGCCGTTCAAAAATGGGTTGACCATTCCATCAGCGTTACCGTAAACTTGCCTAATAATGTTTCTCAGGAACTTGTGAGCGAAGTATATAAAACAGCTTGGGAATCGGGCTGTAAAGGAATGACAATATACAGAGACGGCTCACGTTCGGGAGTTTTGGTTAGCAACGACGATGACGATAAAAACGAAACGGATTTCCGCGAAACCAACGCTCCAAAGCGTCCCAAAGAATTGGAAGTTGAAATTGTAAGATTTGTCAACGAAAAGGAAAAATGGATAGCCTTTGTGGGACTGTTAGACGAAAGACCTTACGAAATATTTACCGGTAAAAGTTCCGATTTCTATATCCCCGACTACGTGCACAAAGGTTGGGTTATCAGAATAAAAAACAAAAATATGGAAAGCGCCAGATACGACTTCGAATACGAAGACAACTACGGCTACAGAGTTACGCACCGTGGTTTGTCGCGTTCGTTCAACAAAGAGTACTGGAACTACGCCAAACTTATTTCCGGAATTTTGCGACACGGAATGCCTTTGCAATATGTAGTCGAACTTGTTGATAATCTAAGTTTCGACAGCGACAGCATTACAACATGGAAAAACGGAGTTGTAAGAGCCCTAACCAAATTCGTCCCCGACGGAACCAAAGTTGACA
- a CDS encoding pyridoxamine 5'-phosphate oxidase family protein: MIFKTLMMEAIDHRITDFIAKHHVFTLATSHQNIPYTCSCFYVYNKSDNTFVFTSDPDTRHAAEMAQQPNVSVCIALETRIVGKIQGVQITGKAYPVGDEQYKEAHKLYTKAFPIANLKKLDLWVLYPDFIKMTHNQLGFGKKLIWQK, encoded by the coding sequence TTGATTTTTAAAACTTTGATGATGGAAGCTATTGACCATAGAATTACCGATTTTATCGCAAAACATCACGTGTTTACATTGGCAACATCTCATCAAAATATACCTTACACTTGCTCCTGTTTCTACGTATATAATAAAAGCGATAATACTTTTGTTTTTACAAGCGACCCTGATACACGCCATGCTGCCGAGATGGCTCAGCAGCCGAATGTGTCTGTTTGCATTGCTTTGGAAACAAGAATAGTAGGCAAAATTCAAGGAGTACAAATTACCGGAAAGGCTTATCCTGTCGGTGATGAACAGTACAAAGAAGCTCACAAATTATACACAAAAGCATTTCCTATTGCAAACCTGAAAAAGTTAGACCTTTGGGTACTGTATCCCGATTTCATTAAAATGACACATAACCAATTGGGCTTTGGGAAAAAATTGATATGGCAAAAATAA